Proteins found in one Ischnura elegans chromosome 11, ioIscEleg1.1, whole genome shotgun sequence genomic segment:
- the LOC124167754 gene encoding uncharacterized protein LOC124167754 isoform X3: protein MNKLSLEMITTKEIHNGVCSEKEMIKECKLEELKVTHNCFAHHADMVRTLFDATFNFSCKDNETMFNGFIPKDDQTCFATVATAIKQCAKPAEKSWVTDGGMTCEKSETEAELFICKSFYNFSRCVSNVLRGCRSSSPSNTARGIVDHVMNKTFCAKHQHQIYKQLNEQESARGSAAGKVTCEGKGCRATITSSKPGFEATSTTKLHGPASEEASSSPKTEAVSPRTENVHHWGIESKPVFTIGGASSETITVKTIGDRSYYTQTAMKFAKSELRTMNSEASYLRMRVFHLPLASLLALVLRMQ from the exons atgaataaattgagCCTAGAGATGATAACGACCAAAGAAATCCACAACGGCGTTTGCAG TGAAAAAGAGATGATAAAGGAGTGCAAATTGGAAGAATTGAAAGTTACACATAATTGCTTTGCTCATCATGCGGATATGGTACGCACACTTTTTGACGCCACCTTCAACTTCTCTTGCAAAGATAATGAGACAATGTTTAACG GTTTCATCCCGAAGGACGACCAGACGTGTTTCGCAACCGTAGCAACGGCCATTAAACAGTGTGCTAAGCCAGCTGAAAAATCTTGGGTCACTGACGGAGGGATGACTTGCGAAAAGTCGGAGACTGAAGCCGAGCTGTTCATTTGCAA ATCATTCTACAACTTCTCCCGGTGCGTTTCCAACGTCCTGAGGGGCTGCCGTAGTTCTTCTCCGTCCAATACTGCGAGAGGGATTGTCGATCACGTCATGAACAAAACGTTTTGCGCGAAACACCAGCACCAAATTTACAAACAACTGAACGAGCAAGAATCAGCAAGAGGATCCGCGGCAGGAAAGGTGACCTGCGAAGGGAAAGGTTGCCGCGCAACAATTACTTCCTCCAAGCCAGGATTCGAAGCCACCTCAACGACGAAGCTGCACGGACCTGCGTCGGAAGAAGCCTCAAGCTCTCCAAAAACCGAAGCAGTTTCTCCGCGGACGGAAAATGTGCATCATTGGGGTATTGAGAGTAAGCCCGTTTTCACCATTGGTGGTGCGTCAAGTGAAACTATCACCGTCAAAACGATCGGTGATCGTTCTTACTACACTCAGACTGCCATGAAGTTCGCCAAAAGTGAGTTGAGAACTATGAACAGCGAAGCCTCCTACTTGAGAATGAGAGTTTTCCATCTTCCCTTGGCGTCACTTTTGGCATTGGTTTTACGCATGCAATAG